In one window of Acidobacteriota bacterium DNA:
- a CDS encoding GntR family transcriptional regulator, giving the protein MYYQIVDTKTAVSKHDTIRRTLIEAIASGQYEVGQRLPSESELVRTFGASRPTVNRALRDLQLSGVIERRAGSGSYVRADAVARGHVFGLLIPELGRTEIFEPICRGMAEAQEGSHHALLWGSSLGDPSNIEEQASLACRQLVAKKVSGVFFAPVELTTEKDAINGRIAELFGKAGIAVVLLDRDLVTYPQRSRYDLVGIDNRRAGHVITAHLLKSGCRRLVFLGRPRSAPTVDARISGYREALAEAGAGFEPYVCRIEPDDAAAVRKILETARPDGFVCANDFTAAHLLRTLNGLGVSVPGEIRMAGIDDVKYASLLSVPLTTIHQPCAAIGAVAVSTMVERLRNPALPPRDILLNFDLVVRESCGSRRTR; this is encoded by the coding sequence CTGTATTATCAGATCGTGGACACGAAGACGGCCGTCTCGAAACACGACACCATCCGGCGAACACTCATCGAAGCGATTGCGTCGGGACAGTACGAGGTGGGCCAGCGGTTGCCGAGCGAGTCGGAGCTGGTCAGGACATTCGGGGCCTCTCGACCGACCGTCAACCGGGCGTTGAGGGACCTTCAGCTCTCCGGGGTCATCGAGCGGCGCGCCGGGTCGGGCAGCTACGTGAGAGCCGACGCGGTGGCCCGGGGTCACGTGTTCGGCCTTCTGATACCCGAGCTGGGAAGGACGGAGATCTTCGAGCCCATCTGCCGAGGGATGGCCGAGGCGCAGGAAGGCAGCCATCACGCGCTGCTCTGGGGCAGTTCGCTCGGCGACCCCTCGAACATCGAGGAGCAGGCCTCGCTGGCCTGCCGGCAGCTCGTCGCGAAGAAGGTCTCGGGCGTCTTCTTCGCCCCGGTGGAGCTGACGACCGAAAAGGACGCCATCAACGGCCGAATCGCCGAGCTCTTCGGCAAGGCAGGCATTGCGGTGGTGCTGCTCGATCGGGACCTCGTGACGTACCCGCAACGGAGTCGGTACGATCTCGTCGGGATCGACAACCGTCGGGCCGGTCACGTCATCACGGCGCATCTGCTGAAGTCTGGTTGCCGGCGTCTGGTCTTTCTTGGCCGTCCCCGTTCGGCTCCCACGGTCGACGCGAGGATTAGCGGGTATAGAGAGGCCCTGGCCGAAGCCGGTGCCGGCTTCGAGCCGTACGTCTGTCGCATCGAACCGGACGATGCGGCGGCGGTGCGGAAGATTCTCGAAACGGCCCGGCCCGATGGCTTCGTCTGCGCCAACGACTTCACCGCCGCCCATCTCCTGAGGACGCTGAACGGGCTGGGCGTGTCGGTGCCCGGAGAAATCCGGATGGCCGGCATCGACGACGTCAAGTACGCGAGTCTGCTGTCGGTGCCGCTCACCACCATCCACCAGCCGTGTGCCGCCATCGGTGCCGTCGCGGTGAGCACGATGGTCGAGCGGCTGCGCAACCCGGCGCTGCCGCCGCGAGACATCCTGCTGAACTTCGACCTGGTCGTCCGCGAGTCGTGCGGCTCGCGAAGGACGCGCTGA
- a CDS encoding MFS transporter: MSATAKGHGNLAAIKGLTFLMFMMFAMTTDSVGVIIPEIIEEFGLSMTAAGAFHYTSMTAIALAGILLGHLADRFGRKKTIILGLTLFAVSSFLFVAGHSFAFFLALLVVSGGAIGIFKTGALALVGDISTSTREHTGTMNTVEGFFAVGAVIGPAIVTRLLTAGLSWKWLYVIAAAICLLLIATALLVRYPETTRASDEPIDLKRTFFMMKSPYAMGFSLGIFMYVAVECAIYVWMPTLMAEYAGSFPLVAAYAISIFFILRAAGRFLGSAVLARYNWTSVMAVFSFAIFACFVGSVLGGVSYAAILLPLSGLFMSMIYPTLNSKGISCFHKVEHGAIAGVILFFTCGAAALGPLAMGAVSDLFGHVRYGFVLATFFAGLLFVGLLLNWIYDPAKEHLALVDSAEYAGGAS, from the coding sequence ATGAGCGCCACGGCGAAAGGCCACGGCAACCTCGCGGCGATCAAGGGCCTGACCTTCCTGATGTTCATGATGTTCGCGATGACCACCGACTCGGTCGGTGTCATCATCCCGGAGATCATCGAGGAGTTCGGGCTCAGCATGACGGCCGCCGGGGCGTTCCACTACACCAGCATGACGGCGATTGCGCTCGCGGGCATCCTGCTCGGCCACCTGGCGGATCGCTTCGGACGGAAGAAGACGATCATCCTGGGCCTCACGCTGTTCGCGGTCAGTTCGTTCCTCTTCGTGGCCGGCCACTCGTTCGCCTTCTTCCTCGCGCTGCTCGTCGTGTCGGGCGGCGCGATCGGGATCTTCAAGACCGGCGCCCTGGCGCTCGTGGGCGACATCTCGACCTCCACGCGGGAGCACACCGGGACGATGAACACCGTGGAGGGCTTCTTCGCCGTCGGCGCGGTGATCGGGCCGGCGATCGTCACCCGGTTGCTGACGGCGGGCCTGTCGTGGAAGTGGCTCTACGTCATCGCGGCCGCGATCTGCCTGCTGCTCATCGCCACGGCCCTGCTCGTGCGGTATCCCGAGACCACCCGCGCTTCCGACGAGCCCATTGATCTCAAGCGGACGTTCTTCATGATGAAGAGCCCGTACGCGATGGGCTTCTCGCTCGGAATCTTCATGTACGTGGCCGTCGAGTGCGCCATCTACGTGTGGATGCCGACGCTGATGGCCGAGTACGCGGGGTCGTTCCCGCTGGTGGCCGCGTACGCGATCTCGATCTTCTTCATCCTGCGTGCCGCCGGGCGCTTCCTCGGGTCGGCGGTGCTGGCGAGGTACAACTGGACGTCGGTGATGGCCGTCTTCAGCTTCGCCATCTTCGCCTGCTTCGTGGGCAGCGTCCTCGGAGGCGTGTCGTACGCGGCCATCCTGCTGCCGCTGTCGGGCCTCTTCATGTCGATGATCTACCCGACGCTCAACTCGAAGGGGATCAGCTGCTTCCACAAGGTGGAACACGGCGCGATCGCCGGGGTGATCCTGTTCTTCACCTGCGGGGCGGCGGCGCTCGGACCGCTCGCCATGGGAGCGGTCAGCGACCTCTTCGGGCACGTGAGGTACGGTTTCGTACTGGCCACTTTCTTCGCGGGCCTGCTGTTCGTCGGCCTGCTGCTGAACTGGATCTACGATCCGGCCAAGGAGCACCTGGCGCTCGTCGATTCGGCGGAGTACGCCGGCGGCGCATCGTAA
- a CDS encoding sucrose phosphorylase: MKNQVQLITYVDRLAAGGFRDLEALLTGRLAGVFGGAHLLPFFDPIDGADAGFDPIDHTRVDARLGAWDDVEALGGTLELVSDLIVNHASSGSPQFVDFSKSGARSEFAGMFLTYDRVFPRGATEADLLAVYRPRPSLPFTVTTLASGEKRLLWTTFTPQQVDIDVRDPRAAAYLESILDRFAASGIRMIRLDAVGYAIKKAGTSCFMIPETFEFIAELTAQAHRLGMEVLVEIHSHYLNQIEIARQVDWVYDFALPPLVLHALYARDAAPLVRWLSISPRNAVTVLDTHDGIGVIDVGADAAGTPGLLAPEAIDRLVEGIHAMSGDQSRQATGASASNLDLYQVNCTFYDALGRDDDAYLIARALQFFAPGIPQVYYVGLLAGTNDMALLARSQVGRDINRHYYTPAEIDAALATPVVQRQIDLIRFRNTHPAFGGDVRIDLPQDDRIEITWTSGGDRAGLRVDLSARTAWITCTSPEGERSRPVHADGGRPSTTRGPA; encoded by the coding sequence GTGAAGAACCAGGTGCAGCTGATCACGTACGTCGACCGGCTGGCGGCGGGCGGGTTTCGCGACCTCGAAGCCCTCCTGACCGGCCGCCTCGCCGGCGTGTTCGGCGGCGCGCACCTTCTGCCGTTCTTCGATCCCATCGACGGGGCCGACGCGGGGTTCGACCCCATCGATCACACGCGCGTCGATGCGCGCCTCGGCGCGTGGGACGACGTCGAGGCGCTCGGCGGCACGCTCGAGCTCGTCTCGGACCTCATCGTCAATCACGCCTCGAGCGGCTCGCCCCAGTTCGTCGACTTCTCGAAGAGCGGCGCGCGCTCGGAGTTTGCGGGGATGTTCCTCACGTACGACCGCGTGTTCCCCCGCGGCGCCACGGAAGCCGATCTCCTCGCCGTCTACCGTCCTCGGCCGTCGCTGCCCTTCACGGTGACGACGCTCGCATCGGGCGAGAAGCGGCTGCTGTGGACGACGTTCACGCCGCAGCAGGTCGACATCGACGTCCGGGATCCCCGGGCGGCCGCCTACCTCGAGTCGATCCTGGACCGGTTCGCGGCGTCCGGCATCCGCATGATTCGGCTCGATGCGGTCGGCTATGCCATCAAGAAGGCCGGCACGAGCTGCTTCATGATCCCTGAGACGTTCGAGTTCATCGCCGAGCTCACGGCACAGGCGCACCGGCTGGGGATGGAAGTGCTCGTCGAGATCCACAGCCACTACCTGAACCAGATCGAGATCGCGAGGCAGGTGGACTGGGTCTACGATTTCGCGCTGCCGCCCCTCGTGCTCCACGCGCTCTACGCGCGCGACGCGGCGCCGCTCGTGCGGTGGCTCTCGATCAGCCCGCGCAATGCGGTCACCGTGCTCGACACGCACGACGGCATCGGGGTGATCGACGTGGGCGCCGATGCGGCGGGCACGCCCGGCCTGCTGGCGCCCGAGGCCATCGATCGGCTGGTGGAAGGCATCCACGCGATGAGCGGGGACCAGAGCCGGCAGGCCACCGGCGCCTCGGCGAGCAACCTCGATCTCTACCAGGTCAACTGCACCTTCTACGATGCGCTGGGCCGAGACGACGACGCCTATCTGATCGCGCGCGCGCTGCAGTTCTTCGCCCCGGGCATCCCCCAGGTCTATTACGTCGGCCTGCTCGCGGGCACCAACGACATGGCGCTGCTGGCCCGCTCGCAGGTCGGCCGCGACATCAACCGGCACTACTACACGCCGGCCGAGATCGACGCCGCGCTCGCGACGCCGGTCGTGCAGCGCCAGATCGACCTGATCCGATTCCGCAACACCCATCCGGCATTCGGCGGCGACGTGCGCATCGACCTGCCGCAGGACGACCGCATCGAGATCACGTGGACGTCCGGGGGCGATCGCGCCGGGCTGCGCGTCGACCTGTCGGCACGAACGGCGTGGATCACCTGCACGAGCCCGGAAGGCGAGCGCTCGCGTCCGGTGCATGCCGACGGCGGCCGACCGTCGACGACACGGGGTCCCGCATGA
- a CDS encoding Gfo/Idh/MocA family oxidoreductase, with translation MRKPSPEQDKTSRRTFIRNVGTTAAGVLIVPRHVLGRGFQAPSDRLNIAIVGYSVGGMGVHDLRALLAGGSSNIVALCDVDETEAGADRMKALFAARPGWEETTAFLDGFPASSRYRDYRVMLEKRKDIDAVVVATPDHTHAVIAMAAMQLGKHVSVQKPLTRTVSEARALTEAARRYKVVTQMGNQGHSGEGIRLIQEWINDGAIGQVREVHCWTNRPIWAQGMPRPEQQPPVPTGLDWDLWLGPAPLRPYHRVYHPFSWRAWYDFGCGSLGDMGCHIMDAAYTALKLGAPTSVLGFASKLVMQVPKPDGSVEETPVTYDDSFPPATIVHYSFPARGELPPVKLHWYDGGLQPERPDDLELDRRMMGGGSLFVGDKGKLVCDSYAGSPRLIPETAMQAYARPEKTIPRITTSHQQAWVDAIKGTIPPSCDFDYAGPFTEGILLGNVAARFPGQRLEWDGPNMQVTNLPEANEFVQHHYRAGWSL, from the coding sequence ATGCGGAAACCGTCGCCCGAACAGGACAAGACCTCACGCCGGACGTTCATCCGGAACGTCGGGACGACCGCCGCTGGTGTGCTCATCGTCCCGCGGCACGTCCTCGGGCGCGGCTTCCAGGCGCCGAGCGACCGGCTCAACATCGCGATTGTCGGCTACTCGGTGGGTGGTATGGGCGTACACGACCTCAGGGCGCTCCTCGCCGGGGGGAGCAGCAACATCGTGGCGCTCTGTGACGTCGACGAGACCGAGGCCGGCGCCGACCGCATGAAGGCGCTCTTTGCCGCGCGGCCGGGATGGGAGGAGACGACGGCGTTCCTGGACGGCTTCCCGGCCTCGAGCCGCTACCGCGACTACCGCGTGATGCTCGAGAAGCGGAAGGACATCGACGCCGTGGTCGTCGCGACGCCAGACCACACCCATGCGGTCATTGCGATGGCCGCGATGCAGTTGGGCAAGCACGTGTCGGTGCAGAAGCCGCTGACCAGGACCGTGTCGGAAGCGCGAGCGCTGACGGAGGCCGCACGCCGGTACAAGGTCGTGACGCAGATGGGCAACCAGGGCCACTCGGGCGAGGGGATTCGGCTCATCCAGGAGTGGATCAACGACGGCGCGATCGGGCAGGTGCGTGAAGTGCACTGCTGGACCAACCGGCCGATCTGGGCGCAGGGCATGCCGCGCCCGGAGCAGCAGCCTCCCGTCCCGACCGGGCTCGACTGGGACCTCTGGCTCGGCCCGGCCCCGCTGCGCCCGTATCATCGCGTCTATCACCCGTTCAGCTGGCGCGCCTGGTACGACTTCGGCTGCGGTTCCCTGGGCGACATGGGCTGCCACATCATGGACGCCGCGTACACCGCGCTCAAGCTGGGCGCGCCGACGAGCGTGCTCGGCTTCGCTTCGAAGCTCGTGATGCAGGTCCCGAAGCCCGACGGCTCGGTGGAAGAGACCCCGGTCACGTACGACGACAGCTTTCCGCCGGCGACGATCGTGCACTACTCGTTCCCTGCCCGTGGCGAGCTCCCTCCCGTGAAGCTCCACTGGTACGACGGCGGACTCCAGCCGGAACGGCCCGATGACCTCGAACTCGACCGGCGCATGATGGGCGGCGGGTCGCTCTTTGTCGGCGACAAGGGCAAGCTCGTGTGCGACTCGTACGCGGGCAGTCCTCGCCTCATCCCCGAGACGGCCATGCAGGCGTACGCCCGTCCCGAGAAGACCATTCCGCGCATCACCACGAGTCACCAGCAGGCCTGGGTCGACGCCATCAAGGGCACGATCCCGCCCTCCTGCGATTTCGACTACGCGGGGCCGTTTACCGAAGGCATCCTCCTCGGCAACGTGGCGGCCCGCTTCCCCGGCCAGAGGCTCGAGTGGGACGGCCCGAACATGCAGGTGACGAACCTGCCGGAAGCCAACGAGTTCGTGCAGCACCACTACCGGGCGGGCTGGTCGCTGTGA
- a CDS encoding ROK family protein, whose translation MSDAGRIAGVELGGTKVVAVLWQDGAIVDQFRVPTRDPDTTFDDLLAGLGRWWEAHPFAALGVASFGPVTLDPLATDFGCIRTTPKAGWTGAAVVPRLARRFACPIGIDTDVNAAALAEHRWGHGRGADSLVYVTIGTGVGAGILQGGRPLHGRLHPEVGHMLLRRQPGDGFAGSCLFHRDCVEGLLSGPALQARFGVDPADVPADDPRWNVVIADLAAFLAVLLHGLAPNRILISGGVGMGAPWIVERVPPMIVPLLGGYYPELDERALARVITPPALGQAAGPLGAIAVGLAALERFVRQEVIL comes from the coding sequence GTGAGCGATGCGGGACGGATTGCGGGCGTCGAGCTCGGCGGCACGAAGGTGGTCGCCGTGCTCTGGCAGGACGGCGCAATCGTCGACCAGTTCCGGGTGCCCACCCGCGATCCCGACACGACGTTCGACGATCTGCTCGCGGGACTCGGGCGCTGGTGGGAGGCGCATCCCTTCGCGGCGCTCGGCGTGGCCAGCTTCGGGCCCGTGACGCTCGACCCGCTGGCCACCGACTTCGGCTGCATTCGGACGACGCCCAAGGCGGGGTGGACCGGCGCGGCCGTCGTCCCGCGCCTGGCACGCCGGTTCGCGTGCCCGATTGGCATCGACACCGACGTCAATGCGGCCGCGCTCGCCGAGCACCGCTGGGGACACGGGCGCGGCGCCGACAGCCTCGTCTACGTCACCATCGGTACCGGCGTCGGCGCCGGCATCCTGCAAGGCGGACGCCCGCTGCACGGCCGGCTGCATCCGGAAGTGGGCCACATGCTCCTGCGACGGCAACCCGGTGACGGGTTCGCGGGCAGTTGCCTCTTCCACCGCGACTGCGTGGAGGGTCTGCTGTCAGGACCGGCCCTGCAGGCACGCTTCGGCGTGGACCCGGCCGACGTGCCTGCCGACGACCCGCGCTGGAACGTCGTCATTGCCGACCTCGCGGCGTTTCTCGCCGTCCTGCTGCACGGCCTCGCCCCGAACCGGATCCTGATCTCTGGAGGCGTGGGCATGGGCGCGCCGTGGATCGTCGAGCGTGTCCCGCCGATGATCGTGCCGCTGCTCGGCGGCTACTACCCCGAGCTCGACGAGCGCGCGCTCGCGCGGGTGATCACGCCGCCGGCGCTCGGGCAGGCGGCGGGTCCGCTCGGCGCGATCGCCGTCGGCCTCGCGGCGCTCGAGCGCTTCGTGCGGCAGGAGGTGATCCTGTAG
- a CDS encoding neutral/alkaline non-lysosomal ceramidase N-terminal domain-containing protein, producing MKPHIAALSSVLFLALAPASQAQVAQPGPLRVGAAKVDITPAPGEWPEHYLGVLDRVYSRAIVIDNGVTSAALVTVDVISLSNIVAGRVNGRIAEELGIPVRHIVLAGTGTHSAPTGGGPPRPGAEPVRNAALEDRIFDSVKQAKEKLQPARMRYGTSVSHINVNRHHIDPKTRGWWEGANYEGVSDKSVRVLQFVSPDGAPIAVYYNYAVFNVIAGTLDLVSGDITGEASRYIEESYDDTVVAALSLGAHGDQNPIYFQQTYDLREIRINEYAKRGEDIRNAMPPPGGVGMDRNDPTVARLMNQQKRMVLSLGQMLGEAVLHAMRGASPDVSNVRIHGDSKMVSCPGRQRTNVGRSGVAGEYVDADPVEIRLGVLVVGDVAIAQVNAIPYAAIGLRLKKESPYARTLLTTRANGMSRAGYVPDDASYAHQIFSVLNSPVKPGCGETAIVDGILDLLPPLVR from the coding sequence ATGAAACCTCACATCGCCGCGTTGTCGTCAGTGCTGTTCTTGGCCCTCGCACCCGCCAGCCAGGCCCAGGTGGCGCAGCCCGGTCCCCTTCGCGTGGGCGCGGCCAAGGTCGACATCACTCCTGCGCCGGGCGAGTGGCCGGAGCATTACCTCGGCGTGCTCGACCGCGTCTACTCGAGGGCCATCGTCATCGACAACGGGGTGACGAGCGCGGCGCTCGTCACGGTGGACGTGATCTCGCTGTCGAACATCGTCGCGGGCCGCGTGAACGGCCGCATTGCGGAGGAGCTTGGCATCCCGGTGCGGCACATCGTGCTGGCCGGCACGGGGACGCACAGTGCTCCGACTGGCGGCGGGCCTCCACGGCCCGGCGCCGAGCCCGTGCGGAATGCGGCCCTCGAAGACAGGATCTTCGACTCGGTGAAGCAGGCGAAGGAGAAGCTCCAGCCCGCGCGCATGCGCTACGGCACGAGCGTCTCGCACATCAACGTGAACCGACACCACATCGACCCCAAGACCCGCGGGTGGTGGGAAGGCGCCAACTACGAGGGGGTGTCGGACAAGTCGGTGCGCGTGCTCCAGTTCGTGTCACCAGACGGCGCGCCCATCGCGGTGTACTACAACTACGCCGTGTTCAACGTCATTGCCGGCACGCTCGACCTGGTGAGCGGCGACATCACCGGGGAGGCCTCGCGGTACATCGAGGAGTCTTACGACGACACGGTGGTCGCGGCGCTCTCGCTCGGTGCGCACGGCGACCAGAACCCGATCTACTTCCAGCAGACGTACGACCTCCGCGAGATCCGCATCAACGAGTACGCGAAGCGCGGAGAGGACATCCGCAACGCGATGCCGCCGCCGGGCGGCGTGGGGATGGACCGGAACGACCCGACCGTCGCCAGGCTGATGAACCAGCAGAAGCGGATGGTGCTCTCGCTGGGGCAGATGCTGGGCGAGGCGGTCCTGCACGCCATGAGGGGCGCGTCTCCGGACGTGTCGAACGTTCGGATCCACGGAGACTCCAAGATGGTCTCGTGCCCGGGTCGCCAGAGAACGAACGTTGGCCGCAGCGGTGTCGCGGGTGAGTACGTCGACGCCGATCCGGTCGAGATCCGGCTCGGCGTCCTGGTGGTGGGCGACGTGGCGATCGCGCAGGTGAACGCGATTCCCTACGCGGCGATTGGCCTTCGGCTCAAGAAGGAGTCGCCGTACGCGAGGACGCTGCTGACGACGCGGGCCAACGGCATGTCGAGGGCCGGCTATGTCCCGGACGACGCGTCGTACGCCCACCAGATCTTCTCGGTGCTCAACTCGCCCGTCAAACCCGGCTGTGGCGAGACGGCCATCGTCGACGGCATCCTGGATCTGCTGCCGCCGCTCGTGCGCTGA